One genomic region from Curtobacterium sp. 9128 encodes:
- a CDS encoding ATP-dependent helicase, whose amino-acid sequence MTDVLERFSPATAEWFRGAFSAPTAAQSGAWDAISTGRHALVVAPTGSGKTLASFLWSIDRLISSTEHPPAKQRTRVLYVSPLKALGVDVERNLRSPLVGITQTARRLGLEPPDVTVGVRSGDTPSSDRQKLLRQPPDILITTPESLYLMLTSQARETLVNVDTVIVDEVHAVASTKRGAHLAVSLERLDDLLDKPVQRIGLSATVRPAEEVARFLGGRAPVEIIAPPAQKTFDLRVVVPVDDMSELGAPPVGADASDAPTNGSIWPHVEERVVDLIEEHRSTIVFANSRRLAERLTARLNEIHEERVLGASADDAALVAAGAPRPQSPARASAHAPVAQPKRPPAQVIGQSGQTDGGGSDPSVPVLARAHHGSVSKDQRAIIEDDLKSGRLRCVVATSSLELGIDMGEVDLVVQVEAPPSVASGLQRVGRAGHQVGEISRGVLFPKHRADLVHSAVTVERMVSGQIESISVPANPLDVLAQHTVAAGSVDTLDVEHWFELIRRSAPFSGLPRSAFEATLDLITGRYPSDEFAELRPRLVWDRVHGTLTGRPGAQRLAVTSGGTIPDRGMFGVFMVGERASRVGELDEEMVYESRVGDVFALGATSWRIEEITHDRVIVSPAFGQPGRVPFWKGDGIGRPAELGRATGAFIREVEGASDADARARVAAGGLDERAITNLLTFLREQRETTGHVPNDTTLVVERFRDELGDWRLILHSPYGMQVHAPWALAVAARLRERHGIDGDAMAADDGIVVRIPETDAEPPGADLFVFERDDLEALVTDEVGGSALFAARFRECAARALLLPRRNPGQRSPLWQQRQRASQLLEVAQKYPSFPIVLETVREVLQDVYDVPSLLGIADEIARRKIRLVESETEQPSPFARSLLFGYVAAFMYEGDTPLAERRAAALSLDSTLLGELLGRAELRELLDPAVIASTEQDLQRLSPDRRARDAEGLVDVLRLVGALDLDEAVDRSWVASAEDRDAARATVRTTLESLERDRRVLSFSHAGSTRWAVIEDAARLRDALGVPLPIGVPTAFIEPVADPLGDLVGRYARSHGPFAAQDAATRLGLGVAVVQDTLRRLVADRRLVEGEFRPDRQGAEWCDAEVLRRIRTRSLAALRHEVEPVSPDTLGRFLPAWQHVQTPGVRGGLRGIDGVLQVVDQLAGVALPASAWESLVLPARVSDYAPSMLDELTATGEVLWSGGGTLPGNDGWVRLHLADTAPTTLAEPAGDETTELQRDVLGALAGGGAYFFRQLGQAVGSTDDQALTTALWDLVWAGQITNDTFAPLRAMLGGKARSSTAPRTRAYRGRRRPTMPSQSGPPSVGGRWSLLPLAEADATVRAAATAEQLLERYGVVTRGAVQVEGVRGGFAGVYRVLSRFEESGRARRGYFIEGLGAAQFATSPTVDRLRTFARDLDDDERANPDRARTALVLAATDPANPYGAALPWPTEADPDDGSVATTAEPKSRGHRPGRKAGALVALIDGELAVYVERGGKSVLTFTEDPADLAAAATAVAGAVRSGLGKLSVERVDGVFVLEAPLGEALRAAGFTATPQGVRLRA is encoded by the coding sequence ATGACGGACGTGCTCGAGCGCTTCTCCCCCGCGACCGCGGAGTGGTTCCGTGGCGCGTTCTCCGCCCCCACCGCGGCGCAGTCCGGCGCGTGGGACGCGATCTCGACCGGTCGGCACGCGCTGGTGGTGGCGCCGACCGGGTCCGGCAAGACGCTGGCGTCCTTCCTGTGGTCGATCGACCGACTGATCAGCTCGACGGAGCACCCGCCGGCCAAGCAGCGCACGCGGGTGCTCTACGTCTCCCCGCTGAAGGCCCTGGGTGTCGACGTGGAACGGAACCTCCGCAGTCCGCTCGTCGGCATCACGCAGACCGCTCGCCGCCTGGGGCTCGAACCACCGGACGTCACGGTGGGCGTGCGGAGCGGGGACACCCCGTCGTCCGATCGGCAGAAGCTCCTGCGGCAGCCGCCGGACATCCTCATCACGACGCCGGAGTCGCTGTACCTGATGCTGACGTCGCAGGCGCGCGAGACCCTGGTGAACGTCGACACCGTCATCGTCGACGAGGTCCACGCCGTCGCCTCCACCAAGCGCGGGGCGCACCTCGCGGTGTCCCTCGAACGGCTCGACGACCTGCTCGACAAGCCGGTGCAGCGGATCGGCCTGTCGGCCACGGTGCGCCCGGCCGAAGAGGTCGCGCGGTTCCTCGGCGGACGCGCTCCGGTGGAGATCATCGCGCCGCCCGCGCAGAAGACGTTCGACCTGCGGGTGGTCGTGCCCGTCGACGACATGTCCGAGCTCGGGGCGCCCCCGGTCGGGGCTGACGCGTCGGACGCCCCGACGAACGGATCGATCTGGCCGCACGTCGAAGAACGCGTGGTCGACCTGATCGAGGAACACCGGTCGACGATCGTGTTCGCGAACTCCCGGCGGCTCGCCGAGCGGTTGACCGCGCGGCTCAACGAGATCCACGAGGAACGGGTGCTCGGTGCATCTGCCGACGACGCTGCGCTCGTGGCCGCTGGGGCTCCTCGGCCACAGTCACCGGCCCGAGCCTCGGCGCACGCGCCGGTCGCCCAGCCGAAGCGTCCGCCCGCCCAGGTGATCGGTCAGTCCGGGCAGACCGACGGCGGCGGATCCGACCCGTCGGTGCCCGTCCTGGCACGCGCGCACCACGGTTCCGTGTCCAAGGACCAGCGCGCCATCATCGAGGACGACCTGAAGTCCGGACGACTCCGGTGCGTGGTCGCCACCAGCTCACTCGAACTCGGCATCGACATGGGCGAGGTCGACCTCGTCGTCCAGGTCGAGGCACCGCCATCGGTCGCCAGCGGACTGCAGCGCGTCGGTCGAGCCGGGCACCAGGTGGGCGAGATCTCCCGAGGGGTGCTGTTCCCGAAGCACCGGGCGGACCTCGTGCACAGCGCGGTCACGGTCGAGCGCATGGTGTCGGGGCAGATCGAGTCGATCTCCGTGCCCGCGAACCCGCTCGACGTCCTCGCGCAGCACACCGTCGCGGCCGGGTCCGTCGACACCCTCGACGTCGAGCACTGGTTCGAGCTCATCCGGCGGAGCGCGCCGTTCAGCGGGCTGCCGCGCTCGGCGTTCGAAGCCACGCTCGACCTCATCACCGGCCGGTACCCGAGCGACGAGTTCGCCGAGCTCCGCCCGCGCCTGGTGTGGGACCGGGTGCACGGCACGCTGACCGGTCGGCCAGGTGCCCAGCGACTCGCGGTGACGAGCGGCGGCACCATCCCGGACCGCGGCATGTTCGGCGTGTTCATGGTCGGGGAGCGGGCGTCCCGCGTCGGCGAGCTCGACGAGGAGATGGTCTACGAGTCCCGCGTCGGGGACGTCTTCGCACTCGGGGCCACGAGCTGGCGCATCGAGGAGATCACGCACGACCGGGTGATCGTCAGCCCGGCGTTCGGGCAGCCGGGGCGGGTCCCGTTCTGGAAGGGCGACGGTATCGGCCGACCAGCCGAGCTCGGACGGGCGACCGGCGCCTTCATCCGAGAGGTCGAGGGCGCTTCCGACGCCGACGCCCGCGCCCGCGTCGCCGCCGGTGGGCTCGACGAGCGCGCGATCACCAACCTGCTGACGTTCCTCCGCGAACAGCGCGAGACCACCGGGCACGTTCCGAACGACACCACGCTCGTCGTCGAGCGGTTCCGTGACGAACTCGGCGACTGGCGGCTCATCCTGCACTCGCCGTACGGCATGCAGGTGCACGCCCCGTGGGCCCTGGCCGTCGCAGCACGCCTCCGCGAACGCCACGGCATCGACGGCGACGCGATGGCGGCGGACGACGGCATCGTCGTGCGGATCCCCGAGACGGACGCCGAACCGCCGGGCGCGGACCTGTTCGTCTTCGAGCGGGACGACCTCGAAGCGCTCGTCACCGACGAGGTCGGCGGGTCTGCGCTGTTCGCCGCGCGCTTCCGCGAGTGTGCTGCACGTGCGCTGCTGCTCCCGCGCCGCAACCCGGGCCAGCGTTCGCCGCTGTGGCAGCAACGGCAGCGGGCATCGCAGCTGCTCGAGGTCGCACAGAAGTACCCGTCGTTCCCGATCGTGCTCGAGACCGTGCGCGAAGTCCTGCAGGACGTCTACGACGTGCCGTCCTTGCTCGGCATCGCGGACGAGATCGCCCGCCGGAAGATCCGCCTGGTCGAGAGCGAGACCGAGCAGCCGTCGCCCTTCGCCCGCTCACTGCTGTTCGGGTACGTCGCTGCCTTCATGTACGAGGGCGACACCCCGCTCGCCGAGCGTCGTGCGGCGGCCCTGTCGCTCGACTCGACACTGCTCGGGGAGCTGCTCGGGCGGGCCGAGCTCCGCGAGCTCCTCGACCCGGCCGTCATCGCGTCGACCGAGCAGGACCTGCAGCGGCTCTCCCCCGACCGTCGAGCACGCGACGCCGAGGGGCTGGTGGACGTGCTCCGACTCGTGGGCGCGCTCGACCTCGACGAGGCGGTGGACCGGAGCTGGGTCGCTTCCGCGGAGGACCGCGACGCGGCTCGGGCGACCGTCCGGACGACGCTCGAATCGCTCGAACGCGATCGTCGCGTGCTGTCGTTCTCACACGCGGGGTCCACACGCTGGGCCGTCATCGAGGACGCCGCCCGGCTCCGCGACGCCCTCGGCGTCCCGTTGCCCATCGGCGTCCCCACCGCGTTCATCGAGCCCGTGGCCGATCCCCTCGGTGACCTCGTCGGCCGGTACGCCCGGTCGCACGGCCCCTTCGCCGCGCAGGACGCCGCGACGCGCCTCGGGCTCGGCGTCGCCGTCGTCCAGGACACCCTGCGTCGGCTCGTCGCGGACCGGCGACTGGTGGAGGGCGAGTTCCGCCCGGACCGTCAGGGAGCCGAGTGGTGCGACGCCGAGGTCCTGCGGCGCATCCGCACGCGGTCGCTCGCGGCGCTCCGGCACGAGGTCGAGCCGGTCTCCCCGGACACCCTCGGTCGGTTCCTGCCCGCGTGGCAGCACGTCCAGACACCAGGCGTCCGCGGGGGCCTTCGCGGGATCGACGGTGTGCTGCAGGTCGTCGACCAGCTCGCCGGGGTCGCCCTGCCCGCCAGTGCCTGGGAATCGCTCGTGCTCCCCGCCCGCGTGTCCGACTACGCCCCGAGCATGCTGGACGAGCTCACCGCCACGGGAGAGGTCCTGTGGTCCGGCGGCGGGACCCTGCCGGGGAACGACGGCTGGGTCCGCCTCCACCTCGCCGACACGGCACCGACCACCCTCGCCGAGCCGGCTGGTGACGAGACGACCGAACTGCAGCGCGACGTGCTCGGCGCCCTCGCTGGCGGTGGCGCGTACTTCTTCCGGCAGCTCGGGCAGGCCGTCGGCAGCACCGACGACCAGGCGCTCACGACCGCGCTGTGGGACCTCGTGTGGGCCGGGCAGATCACGAACGACACGTTCGCCCCGCTCCGCGCGATGCTCGGCGGCAAGGCCCGGTCGAGTACAGCGCCGCGGACCAGGGCGTACCGCGGGCGTCGGCGTCCGACGATGCCGTCGCAGTCTGGGCCGCCCAGTGTCGGCGGCCGGTGGTCGCTCCTGCCCCTGGCCGAGGCGGACGCGACCGTGCGGGCAGCGGCGACCGCGGAGCAGCTGCTCGAACGGTACGGCGTCGTGACCCGCGGCGCCGTGCAGGTCGAGGGCGTCCGCGGCGGGTTCGCCGGCGTGTACCGGGTGCTCTCGCGCTTCGAGGAGTCGGGTCGTGCACGGCGCGGGTACTTCATCGAGGGGCTCGGGGCGGCGCAGTTCGCGACGAGCCCGACCGTCGACCGGCTCCGCACGTTCGCCAGGGACCTCGACGACGACGAACGCGCGAACCCGGACCGCGCACGGACGGCCCTGGTGCTGGCAGCCACCGACCCCGCGAACCCGTACGGGGCGGCGCTGCCGTGGCCGACCGAAGCGGATCCCGACGACGGATCCGTCGCGACGACGGCCGAGCCGAAGTCCCGCGGGCACCGCCCCGGTCGCAAGGCGGGTGCGCTCGTCGCGCTCATCGACGGGGAACTCGCGGTCTACGTCGAGCGCGGCGGCAAGTCCGTGCTGACCTTCACCGAGGACCCGGCCGACCTCGCCGCAGCTGCCACCGCCGTCGCGGGCGCGGTGCGGAGCGGTCTCGGCAAGCTCTCCGTCGAGCGGGTCGACGGCGTCTTCGTGCTCGAGGCCCCGCTCGGCGAGGCACTCCGCGCCGCGGGGTTCACGGCGACACCGCAGGGGGTCCGGCTCCGTGCCTGA
- a CDS encoding DNA-formamidopyrimidine glycosylase family protein, with translation MPEGDTVFRAAGRLHAALAGKVLTRSDFRVPAFATLDLVGRTVDEVVPRGKHILHRIGDLTVHSHLKMEGRWDVYTPGDRWRRPAHQARAILDADDVSTVGFALGVLEVVPRDQESEIVGYLGPDLLGPDWDAGLAEANLTADPARPVGLALLDQRVLAGLGNVYRNELCFLRGVLPTRPVGEVHDTARMIDLARRLIVMNRDRSARVTTGVDRPGSRFWVYNRRGKPCLRCRTPIRAGELGDSELTLRDTYWCPRCQT, from the coding sequence GTGCCTGAGGGTGACACCGTCTTCCGTGCCGCCGGTCGACTGCACGCCGCGCTCGCCGGCAAGGTCCTGACGCGCAGTGACTTCCGGGTACCGGCGTTCGCCACGCTCGACCTCGTCGGGCGCACCGTCGACGAGGTAGTCCCGCGCGGGAAGCACATCCTGCACCGCATCGGTGACCTGACCGTGCACTCGCACCTCAAGATGGAGGGGCGGTGGGACGTCTACACCCCCGGCGACCGCTGGCGTCGACCGGCGCACCAGGCCCGGGCGATCCTCGACGCGGACGACGTGTCGACGGTCGGCTTCGCGCTCGGTGTCCTCGAGGTCGTCCCACGCGACCAGGAGTCCGAGATCGTCGGGTACCTCGGACCCGACCTGCTCGGACCCGACTGGGACGCCGGACTCGCGGAGGCGAACCTCACCGCCGATCCGGCACGCCCGGTCGGACTCGCGCTGCTCGACCAGCGCGTGCTCGCGGGGCTCGGCAACGTCTACCGGAACGAGCTCTGCTTCCTCCGCGGGGTGCTGCCGACGCGCCCCGTCGGCGAGGTGCACGACACGGCGCGGATGATCGACCTGGCACGCCGGCTCATCGTGATGAACCGTGACCGCAGCGCGCGGGTGACGACCGGCGTCGATCGGCCGGGGTCGCGGTTCTGGGTGTACAACCGTCGCGGCAAGCCGTGTCTGCGGTGCCGGACGCCGATCCGCGCGGGGGAGCTCGGCGATTCCGAGCTCACCCTGCGCGACACGTACTGGTGCCCGCGCTGCCAGACCTGA
- a CDS encoding aldo/keto reductase, whose protein sequence is MQYRTLGKTGIQVSPFALGAMMLGTDGRIGNGDEQDSIRIVHRALDAGINIIDTADRYSQGGSEELVGKALKGRRDDVVLATKFHGPMGEDPNRRGNSRRWIMRAVEDSLRRLQTDHIDLYQAHRPDDTVDIEETLSALTDLVRSGKVRAIGSSDFPASMQVEAQWTSERRGLERFRTEQPTYSILNRGIEREVLPTAERYGMGTLVWSPLAGGMLTGRFRKGQESDLARVGMFRHNQDERRIDAVEQVVALSEETGIPMTHLAMAFAIAHPGVTSALIGPRSMEQLDDLLAGADVALSDEVLDRIDAIVPPGTDVGRLDQQYNPPAVLQPTLRRRSLGDRSASA, encoded by the coding sequence ATGCAGTACCGCACCCTCGGCAAGACCGGGATCCAGGTCAGCCCCTTCGCACTCGGCGCGATGATGCTCGGCACCGACGGCCGGATCGGCAACGGCGACGAGCAGGACTCCATCCGCATCGTCCACCGTGCGCTCGACGCCGGGATCAACATCATCGACACCGCCGACCGCTACTCACAGGGCGGCTCCGAAGAACTCGTCGGCAAGGCGCTCAAGGGCCGCCGCGACGACGTCGTCCTCGCCACGAAGTTCCACGGTCCGATGGGCGAGGACCCGAACCGCCGTGGCAACTCCCGCCGGTGGATCATGCGCGCCGTCGAGGACTCGCTCCGCCGTCTGCAGACCGACCACATCGACCTCTACCAGGCGCACCGCCCGGACGACACGGTCGACATCGAGGAGACGCTGTCCGCCCTGACCGACCTCGTCCGGAGCGGCAAGGTCCGCGCGATCGGCAGCTCCGACTTCCCCGCGTCGATGCAGGTCGAGGCGCAGTGGACGTCCGAGCGTCGCGGCCTCGAGCGCTTCCGGACCGAGCAGCCGACCTACTCGATCCTCAACCGCGGCATCGAGCGCGAGGTCCTCCCCACCGCCGAGCGCTACGGCATGGGCACCCTGGTGTGGAGTCCGCTCGCCGGGGGCATGCTCACCGGCCGCTTCCGGAAGGGCCAGGAGAGCGACCTCGCGCGCGTCGGGATGTTCCGGCACAACCAGGACGAACGACGCATCGACGCCGTCGAGCAGGTCGTCGCGCTGTCCGAGGAGACCGGCATCCCGATGACCCACCTCGCGATGGCGTTCGCGATCGCGCACCCTGGTGTGACGAGCGCGCTCATCGGACCGCGATCGATGGAGCAGCTCGACGACCTGCTCGCCGGTGCCGACGTGGCGCTCTCGGACGAGGTCCTCGACCGCATCGACGCGATCGTCCCGCCGGGCACCGACGTCGGTCGCCTCGACCAGCAGTACAACCCGCCGGCCGTCCTGCAGCCGACGCTGCGTCGCCGCTCGCTCGGCGACCGCTCCGCGTCCGCCTGA
- a CDS encoding TetR/AcrR family transcriptional regulator, translated as MRADARRNLDALTDAAKAVFATDGVDAPAKVIADRAGVGVGTLYRHFPQRSDLVVAVFQRAVDACADAAPTLAAEYAPDEALARWLQRFTEFVATKRGLASALHSGDPAFEALPDYFLGRLGDALTGLLDAAAAAGTIRADVDARQLLHAVANLCHGAPTPEQSQLMVGLLVDGLRYRATV; from the coding sequence GTGCGCGCCGATGCCCGACGCAACCTCGACGCGTTGACCGACGCCGCGAAGGCCGTCTTCGCGACGGACGGGGTTGACGCACCCGCGAAGGTGATCGCGGACCGCGCGGGAGTCGGCGTCGGCACGCTCTACCGGCACTTCCCGCAGCGTTCCGACCTGGTCGTCGCCGTGTTCCAGCGCGCGGTCGACGCCTGCGCGGACGCCGCCCCCACACTCGCGGCCGAGTACGCACCGGACGAGGCACTCGCCCGGTGGCTCCAGCGGTTCACCGAGTTCGTCGCGACGAAGCGCGGGCTCGCCTCAGCGCTCCACTCCGGAGATCCTGCCTTCGAGGCCCTGCCGGACTACTTCCTCGGGCGCCTCGGCGACGCGCTCACCGGGCTGCTCGACGCCGCCGCGGCAGCCGGCACGATCCGCGCCGACGTCGACGCACGCCAGCTCCTGCACGCCGTCGCGAACCTCTGCCATGGTGCACCGACACCGGAACAGAGCCAACTGATGGTCGGACTCCTGGTGGACGGACTGCGCTACCGCGCGACCGTCTGA
- a CDS encoding LysR family transcriptional regulator ArgP: protein MLCLHRDHLETLLAAVDLGTFDAAARALAITPSAVSQRIKAMEQLVGRVLVQRTTPIVPTADGAVVLRHARQVRLLDEETARSLGAGGGADAGGIPSIPLAVNADSLGTWFLDALALVRADTEVVFDLHREDQDRTAELLRAGTVMAAVTAEAEPVQGCSSVLLGIDRYRAVASPDFVTRYLDGADTERRMLQRLDRVPLVDYDHDDDLQQGFLRRVVGHAPRAPRHFVPTSADFARAVTLGFGWGLLPEAQCLDALAQGALVELTPGRRADVALWWQRWNLASPLLDRVTDAVRSTAASRLHPGR from the coding sequence ATGCTGTGCCTCCACCGCGACCACCTCGAGACGCTGCTTGCCGCGGTCGACCTCGGGACCTTCGACGCGGCCGCCCGGGCGCTGGCGATCACTCCCTCCGCGGTGTCGCAGCGGATCAAGGCGATGGAGCAGCTCGTCGGCCGGGTGCTGGTGCAGCGCACGACGCCGATCGTCCCCACCGCCGACGGCGCCGTGGTGCTCCGCCACGCGAGACAGGTCCGGCTCCTCGACGAGGAGACCGCCCGTTCCCTCGGCGCCGGCGGTGGGGCCGACGCCGGCGGGATCCCGTCGATCCCGCTCGCGGTCAACGCCGACTCCCTCGGCACGTGGTTCCTCGACGCCCTCGCCCTGGTCCGGGCGGACACCGAGGTCGTGTTCGACCTGCACCGCGAGGACCAGGACCGCACGGCCGAGCTGCTGCGAGCCGGCACGGTGATGGCCGCGGTCACGGCAGAGGCCGAGCCCGTCCAGGGATGCTCGTCGGTCCTGCTCGGGATCGATCGGTACCGCGCCGTGGCATCGCCGGACTTCGTCACGAGGTACCTCGACGGCGCGGACACCGAACGGCGGATGCTGCAGCGGCTCGATCGCGTCCCGCTCGTCGACTACGACCACGACGACGACCTGCAGCAGGGCTTCCTGCGCCGGGTCGTCGGTCACGCGCCCCGGGCACCGCGACACTTCGTGCCGACCTCGGCGGACTTCGCACGGGCCGTGACGCTCGGCTTCGGGTGGGGGCTGTTGCCGGAGGCCCAGTGTCTCGACGCCCTCGCGCAGGGGGCGCTCGTGGAACTCACCCCGGGGCGTCGAGCGGACGTCGCGCTGTGGTGGCAGCGCTGGAACCTGGCCTCGCCCCTGCTGGACCGGGTCACCGACGCCGTGCGCTCGACCGCCGCGTCACGCCTGCACCCGGGGCGCTGA
- a CDS encoding LysE family transporter, whose protein sequence is MTALLPALSGLGTGLALIVAIGVQNTYLLRLAVSARLRVVAAAVVVCAVSDAVLILAGVLGVGAVVERFPVALVVIRFVGAAFLLTYGVLAARRALRPSGDAIRVGAPDDGVPVGSGSGSAVMAPADGPRAPAHAGATVVAGCDAVADGADEADQAGRAGRAAPTLRAAVLTMLVFTWANPHVYLDTLVFLGSVANQQGVDDRWWWTIGAVAASCLWFGALGFGGRLLRPLFAKPITWRVFDAVVALVMLAFGVALLVGA, encoded by the coding sequence GTGACCGCACTCCTCCCCGCTCTCTCCGGCCTCGGTACCGGGCTCGCGCTCATCGTGGCGATCGGTGTGCAGAACACGTACCTGCTCCGGCTCGCCGTGAGTGCTCGACTCCGGGTGGTGGCGGCAGCGGTCGTCGTGTGTGCGGTGTCCGACGCGGTGCTCATCCTCGCGGGGGTGCTCGGCGTGGGCGCGGTGGTCGAGCGGTTCCCGGTGGCGCTCGTCGTGATCCGGTTCGTGGGTGCGGCGTTCCTGCTGACCTACGGCGTGCTGGCCGCGCGTCGGGCGTTGCGGCCGTCCGGGGACGCGATCAGGGTCGGAGCCCCGGACGACGGGGTCCCCGTGGGGTCGGGGTCGGGGTCCGCCGTGATGGCGCCCGCTGATGGACCTCGCGCCCCGGCACATGCGGGCGCGACGGTCGTGGCGGGGTGCGATGCGGTCGCGGACGGGGCGGACGAAGCGGACCAAGCCGGCCGAGCCGGACGAGCCGCACCCACCCTGCGCGCCGCGGTCCTGACCATGCTCGTCTTCACGTGGGCGAACCCGCACGTCTACCTCGACACGCTCGTGTTCCTCGGGTCCGTCGCGAACCAGCAGGGTGTGGACGACCGCTGGTGGTGGACGATCGGTGCCGTCGCCGCGAGCTGCCTGTGGTTCGGGGCGCTCGGGTTCGGCGGGCGGCTGCTGCGCCCGCTCTTCGCGAAGCCGATCACATGGCGCGTGTTCGACGCGGTGGTCGCCCTCGTGATGCTGGCGTTCGGGGTCGCGCTGCTCGTCGGCGCCTGA
- a CDS encoding amino acid permease, which produces MATKLRTKSIEASLADSEEQGRSLKRSLKTFDIAAMGIAVAVGAGIFSVGANAAANFAGPGVIISFLLAAVTCGLAIMCYAEFASTIPVAGSAYTFTYATMGELLAWIVGWDLILETLTASAVIAKYWGIYLSQAFEVFGVDLPSTIALGPIGFTWGPVLIVGIFTVLLAFGTRLSSRVSAVITIIKVAIVVFVIVVGAFFVKAANFTPFIPPAQPTKGQEGSVWTQSLVSWFTGSEPAQYGVFGLLAAASLVFFAFIGFDVVATSAEETENPQKTLPRGIFIGLGIVTLLYVGVSVVITGMVSYKQLASADSPSLVTAFDLVGLPWAAGIIAIGSLIGLTTVVMVLLLGLSRIVFSMSRDGLLPRWFSVTNPKTQTPVRVQVVAGVVVAVLAGFTAVDKLEGMINIGTLSAFVLVSIGIVVLRRSRPDAPRSFRVPWSPVLPILSAVLCFWLMLNLEVETWLRFVIWLAIGFIVYFGYSRRHSRVGRGLQ; this is translated from the coding sequence ATGGCAACGAAGCTCCGCACGAAGTCGATCGAGGCCTCCCTCGCCGACTCCGAAGAACAGGGGCGGTCGCTCAAGCGATCGTTGAAGACCTTCGACATCGCGGCCATGGGCATCGCGGTCGCCGTCGGTGCCGGCATCTTCTCCGTCGGCGCGAACGCCGCGGCGAACTTCGCCGGACCCGGCGTCATCATCTCGTTCCTCCTCGCCGCCGTCACGTGTGGCCTGGCGATCATGTGCTACGCCGAGTTCGCCTCGACGATCCCCGTCGCCGGTTCCGCGTACACGTTCACCTACGCCACGATGGGCGAGCTCCTGGCGTGGATCGTCGGCTGGGACTTGATCCTCGAGACGCTGACCGCCAGCGCCGTGATCGCGAAGTACTGGGGCATCTACCTGAGCCAGGCGTTCGAGGTGTTCGGCGTGGACCTGCCGAGCACGATCGCACTCGGGCCGATCGGCTTCACGTGGGGGCCGGTCCTGATCGTCGGCATCTTCACCGTGCTGCTCGCGTTCGGCACCCGGCTGTCGTCGCGCGTCTCGGCCGTCATCACGATCATCAAGGTCGCGATCGTCGTGTTCGTCATCGTCGTCGGTGCGTTCTTCGTCAAGGCGGCCAACTTCACCCCGTTCATCCCACCGGCCCAGCCGACGAAGGGCCAGGAGGGCAGCGTCTGGACCCAGTCGCTCGTCTCGTGGTTCACCGGCTCCGAGCCGGCGCAGTACGGCGTCTTCGGGCTGCTCGCCGCGGCGTCGCTGGTGTTCTTCGCGTTCATCGGCTTCGACGTCGTCGCGACCAGCGCCGAGGAGACCGAGAACCCGCAGAAGACCCTGCCGCGCGGCATCTTCATCGGGCTCGGCATCGTGACGCTGCTGTACGTCGGCGTCAGCGTCGTGATCACGGGCATGGTGTCGTACAAGCAGCTCGCATCGGCCGACTCGCCGTCGCTCGTCACCGCGTTCGACCTCGTCGGGCTCCCGTGGGCCGCCGGCATCATCGCGATCGGGTCGCTCATCGGCCTCACCACGGTGGTCATGGTGCTGCTCCTCGGCCTGTCGCGCATCGTGTTCTCGATGAGCCGCGACGGGCTCCTGCCCCGCTGGTTCTCGGTCACGAACCCGAAGACGCAGACCCCGGTCCGGGTGCAGGTCGTCGCGGGCGTCGTCGTCGCGGTACTCGCCGGGTTCACGGCGGTCGACAAGCTCGAGGGCATGATCAACATCGGCACGCTGTCCGCGTTCGTGCTCGTGTCGATCGGCATCGTCGTGCTGCGTCGCTCGCGGCCGGATGCACCGCGATCCTTCCGCGTGCCGTGGTCGCCCGTGCTGCCGATCCTGTCGGCGGTGCTGTGCTTCTGGCTGATGCTCAACCTCGAGGTCGAGACCTGGCTGCGCTTCGTGATCTGGCTCGCGATCGGGTTCATCGTCTACTTCGGGTACAGCCGCCGGCACAGCCGGGTGGGCCGCGGGCTGCAGTAG